A section of the Bombus huntii isolate Logan2020A chromosome 5, iyBomHunt1.1, whole genome shotgun sequence genome encodes:
- the LOC126865583 gene encoding dynein regulatory complex subunit 2, producing the protein MLRRRKNKSSKFARMNEEERVRYMQHRLEFELETKRRKQQLIAIFTKNKLKREEVFSKLNIAKINEKWRYVLRQIKCKELHKDVTHLHTTFGRAIRTKDATISYLYNELKIADADHKKLQETHILLINNIIGKYKQKLTELHDTCTFNNTNTNNMVELTELRNHMEQCYKEISNNISRKSTIFNHTQTIRKTYNAVNIFNILYLEEDMTSNLLHQSFSNIEKFWEQLYRIINEYQRIVENKRIQYEYLKEQDNIDRMCILRYPKVCLQLQSIIERLKGNVHILSQKRNEKIAKLQITDIKIKEKYKNIKYELTITQMINSVQLKKLAIKSNEVLKHLQRLMEKGCTILEIIKICSNLEPLFFNLKKYFIQNTVHNECADTNIPESCAKISNFWEYYNYIKVNNIMLRKESNKLCRENKKLKHKLQAYFLVDSGLTYPITLSLT; encoded by the exons atgttaagaagaagaaaaaataaaagtagtaAATTTGCTCGAATGAACGAAGAGGAACGTGTACGTTATATGCAACATAGACTTGAATTTGAGTTAGAAACCAAAAGGCGTAAACAACAATTAATCGCTATTTTTACTAAG aataaattaaaacgcgAAGAggtattttcaaaattaaatattgccaaaattaatgaaaagtGGAGGTATGTTTTGcgacaaataaaatgtaaggAACTTCATAAAGATGTAACACATCTTCATACAACTTTTGGTAGAGCAATAAGAACTAAGGATGCaacaatttcttatttatataatgaattaaaaatagcaGATGCAGATCACAAAAAACTTCAAGAAacacatattttattaatcaatAATATAATTG gGAAATACAAACAAAAATTGACAGAGTTACATGATACATGTACATTTAATAATACTAACACAAATAATATGGTAGAGTTAACTGAATTGAGAAATCACATGGAACAGTGCTATAAggaaatttctaataatataaGCAGAAAAAgtacaatttttaatcatACACAAACTATAAGAAAAACATACAATGctgttaatatttttaatattttgtacttg GAGGAAGATATGACATCAAATCTTCTGCATCAGTCTTTTtcaaacatagaaaaattctgGGAACagttatatagaataataaatgaatatcAAAGAATAGTTGAAAACAAAAGAATACAGTATGAGTATTTAAAAGAACAAGATAACATTGATCGAATGTGTATATTGCGGTATCCGAAAGTATGCTTACAGTTACAAAGTATTATTGAAAGATTAAAAGGCAATGTACACATATTATcacaaaaaagaaatgaaaaaattgcaaaactcCAAATaacagatataaaaataaaggaaaaatacaaaaatattaaatatgaattaaCTATAACTCAAATGATAAATTCTGTACAGTTGAAAAAATTGGCTATTAAAAGCAATGAAGTATTAAAA catTTACAAAGACTTATGGAAAAAGGTTGCACAAttcttgaaataattaaaatatgctCCAATTTGGAacctttattttttaacttgaagaaatattttatacaaaatacagTACATAATGAATGTGCTGATACTAAT ATTCCTGAATCATGTGCTAAAATCAGTAACTTTTgggaatattataattatataaaagtaaataatattatgttaaGGAAAGAAAGTAACAAGCTTTGTAgagagaataaaaaattaaaacataaaCTGCAAGCATACTTCTTGGTGGATTCTGGCTTAACATATCCAATTACTCTATCTTTGACTTGA
- the LOC126865571 gene encoding THO complex subunit 5 homolog, giving the protein MGKENDSDNTKKRRKSVSGNSGISLKDGDIYKVIISYEEKEAIERLPENDSESFLSTCDNIRAAMNKIAKLKTTGDVNAKDEIHELQIQTSLAFIELKKLNRMEKFRTKFARDSLISSKSSVDSRHLHLQNLLYEVMHLKKEVVKCLQFKSKDELIQLVSEEEFYKEAPENISRLEITKHNPHQLRLARLEWELTQRKQLAALCDELTENKKAVALSIESKQTRLDNLAPQLRTILEASKPLQESLGLLLDKVRQEHHKATLLASPLYVLYAKASAYRDAYDNSIIVKVEGDEEEAKRANNQDGLQESDSDAETVSENVTEETPVHKKRHHRLSREARQEEKRTKLLQRHPLNVKIIIKLKNETKLTLQFYYMMSLKVVTVESKLKTDGIMGISTGDMLISESILRELYPRDLGLESPNPANYYQLNRHNLGQFSSLGLGIPYKWAQRMAGLHFISLDTREQKFTSCEITQDSVECVLREIKRRVIARLELCTEIRQLECGNFPNFTTNNDILPQKLSTILQRFSTISWSNYCNSVNPIFQEQGLVSSLDIFYEAVLRRGNNELIARIAIKPDYPKIAPVFNISINPIVPASVDILRDIEREVNVMWIKPPTLSAQLQRLRACFDIYLESETIIPKEKIFFHPVKGRIRARPYKYLELGGGIFIHR; this is encoded by the exons GTTATAATTAGTTATGAAGAAAAGGAAGCTATAGAACGTTTACCAGAAAATGATTCTGAAAGTTTTCTATCTACCTGTGATAATATACGTGCGGCTAtgaataaaattgcaaaattaaaaACCACTGGGGATGTAAAC GCTAAAGATGAAATACATGAACTTCAGATTCAGACATCATTAGCATTTATTGAACtaaaaaaattgaatagaatggaaaaatttcgTACAAAATTTGCAAGAGATTCTCTTATATCTTCAAAAAGTTCTGTCGATAGCAgacatttacatttacaaaaCCTGTTATATGAAGTAATGCACTTAAAGAAAGAAGTTGTTAAATGTCTTCAATTCAA GTCTAAAGATGAATTGATACAACTTGTATCAgaagaagaattttacaaGGAAGCACCTGAAAATATTTCTAGGCTg GAAATAACAAAACATAATCCTCATCAACTAAGACTAGCACGCCTAGAATGGGAATTAACGCAAAGAAAACAACTAGCCGCTTTGTGTGATGAATTGACAGAGAATAAAAAGGCAGTAGCATTGAGTATCGAATCAAAACAAACTCGACTTGATAATCTTGCTCCACAACTTCGCACTATATTAGAA GCAAGCAAGCCATTACAAGAAAGCCTTGGTTTGTTGTTGGATAAAGTTAGACAAGAACATCATAAAGCGACATTACTTGCATCACCACTGTATGTTCTTTATGCAAAGGCATCTGCATACAGAGATGCATATG ATAATTCTATAATAGTAAAAGTAGAAGGTGATGAAGAAGAAGCAAAGCGTGCAAATAATCAGGATGGATTACAAGAATCTGATTCAGATGCTGAAACTGTTTCTGAAAATGTTACAGAAGAAACACCTGTACATAAAAAAAGACATCATAGGTTATCTAGAGAAGCTAGgcaagaagagaaaagaacaaaacTGTTACAAAGGCATCCTTTAAAcgtaaagataattattaaattgaaaa ATGAAACAAAGCTGACATTGCAATTTTATTACATGATGTCTCTGAAAGTTGTAACTGTGGaatcaaaattaaaaactGATGGTATTATGGGCATTAGTACAGG agaTATGCTTATATCAGAATCGATTTTACGGGAATTATATCCACGAGATTTAGGATTAGAGAGCCCAAATCCTGCTAATTATTATCAATTGAATCGACATAATTTAGGCCAATTTTCATCACTTGGATTAGGAATCCCATATAAATGGGCACAAAGAATGGCTGgattacattttatttcactGGATACGAGAGAgcaaaaa tTTACGAGTTGCGAAATAACACAAGATAGTGTTGAATGTGTGTTGAGAGAAATCAAAAGACGTGTAATAGCAAGATTAGAGTTATGTACGGAGATTAGACAATTAGAATGTGGAAACTTCCCAAATTTCACTACTAATAACGATATTTTACCACAAAAACTTAGTACAATTTTACAAAGATTCTCAACAATTTCATGGAGTAATTATTGTAATAGCGTAAATCCCATTTTTCAAGAACAAGGATTAGTATCTTCGTTAGACATCTTTTATGAGGCTGTACTTCGTCGGGGCAATA ATGAATTAATTGCAAGAATAGCTATAAAACCAGATTATCCAAAAATAGCACCGGTATTtaatataagtataaatcCTATAGTACCTGCGTCTGTAGATATTTTAAGagatattgaaagggaagtaAATGTCATGTGGATAAAACCGCCGACATTATCTGCGCAACTTCAGCGATTACGAGCATGTTTCGACATTTATTTGGAATCTGAAACTATTATACCAAAAGAAAAGATCTTCTTTCACCCTGTAAAAGGTCGTATTCGTGCTAGaccatataaatatttagagcTAGGCGgtggaatttttattcatcGTTAA